In Henningerozyma blattae CBS 6284 chromosome 6, complete genome, the following are encoded in one genomic region:
- the ZNG1 gene encoding GTP-dependent zinc transferase (similar to Saccharomyces cerevisiae YNR029C; ancestral locus Anc_6.337) encodes MNALKDISYKEDEDGELPSLITGNESNLKDILNNTTADGGINIVGESKLNRANKQVEEITLAINNKKNIQQKIPVSIITGYLGSGKSTLLEAIAKKGSDRKIAVILNEFGDSSEIEKSMTIRNGNNNYQEWLDLGNGCLCCSLKNIGVKAIEDMIDRSPGKIDYILLETSGIADPAPIAKMFWQDEGLNSSIYIDGIITVLDCENILKCLDDKSPESHWHGENVIVENNLTIAHFQIAMADRIIMNKFDKIETSDEKIKNIKDKIKEINSLAPIYYTKYGDLGIDKLMDIHAYDGKDISELIDHQDHLHDITSDQHKNESSHPGSHSISYNHKHLNNTFHDPRMNTITIKFQPLKNEFDFKKFEEKFLQVLLWKDFGVNKSIKMLGDHLDWEIQRTKGLILLNDNTVKILQGVRDTYDVFPGTKLPEVSYCKIIFIGKYLDQEVIEKLIYDFLVNICHYDHPMILE; translated from the coding sequence ATGAATGCTTTGAAAGATATTAGCTATAAGGAGGATGAAGATGGAGAATTACCGTCATTAATAACTGGAAACGAATCTAACTTAAAGGATATCCTTAACAATACCACTGCTGATGGTGGCATTAATATTGTGGGTGAgtcaaaattaaatcgAGCTAACAAACAAGTTGAAGAGATAACATTGGcgattaataataagaaaaatatacagCAAAAGATTCCAGTAAGTATAATTACAGGCTATTTGGGCTCAGGCAAATCAACTTTGCTAGAAGCGATTGCAAAAAAAGGGTCCGATAGAAAGATTGCTGTTATTTTGAATGAATTTGGTGATTCAAGTGAGATTGAGAAATCTATGACTATTAGGAATGGAAACAATAATTACCAAGAATGGCTAGATTTAGGGAATGGATGCCTTTGTTGttcattgaaaaatatcgGAGTGAAAGCAATCGAAGATATGATAGATCGATCACCAGGTAAGATTGATTATATATTACTAGAGACGTCTGGGATTGCAGATCCTGCTCCCATTGCCAAAATGTTTTGGCAGGATGAAGGATTGAATAGTAGTATTTATATCGATGGCATAATTACAGTATTGGATtgtgaaaatattttaaagtgTTTAGATGATAAATCTCCTGAAAGTCACTGGCATGGCGAAAATGTTATCGTAGAAAATAATCTAACCATTGcacattttcaaattgcAATGGCAGatagaataataatgaataaatttgataaaatagaAACAAGTGATgagaaaatcaaaaatattaaagacaAAATCAAGGAGATTAACTCATTAGCTCctatttattatacaaaatatGGTGATTTGGGCATAGATAAATTGATGGATATTCATGCGTATGATGGTAAGGATATTTCAGAATTGATTGACCATCAAGATCATCTACATGACATTACTTCGGATCAACATAAAAATGAAAGCTCGCATCCAGGATCTCACTCAATTTCATACAACCATAAGCATTTGAATAATACCTTCCATGATCCAAGAATGAACACTATCACAATAAAGTTTCaacctttgaaaaatgaattcgactttaaaaaatttgaagagAAATTTTTACAAGTATTACTATGGAAAGATTTTGGTGTTAATAAATCGATAAAGATGTTAGGTGACCATTTAGATTGGGAAATTCAAAGAACAAAGGGTTTAATTTTActtaatgataatactgTAAAGATTTTACAAGGTGTACGAGATACATATGATGTCTTTCCCGGTACAAAGCTACCTGAAGTATCGTACTGTAAAATAATCTTTATTGGCAAATATTTAGACCAAGAAGTGatagaaaaattgatataCGATTTTCTTGTTAATATATGCCATTATGATCATCCGATGATCTTAGAATAA
- the SEC12 gene encoding Sar family guanine nucleotide exchange factor SEC12 (similar to Saccharomyces cerevisiae SED4 (YCR067C) and SEC12 (YNR026C); ancestral locus Anc_6.333): MAIENSTYKLDYPLFGAKFLNDGLLLVTGGGGQGKNGVPNKLTAVRIDFKRKKIIKRFREITLNEEDDSPTTLDISQDLILMGCNENSQKVINSLENHHLRKFIYENEHLQYIAAIDFDKSTNPEDYTKLIAISNDTQFAALASSKVPSIIRIIDPRDLSEKYTVETNKEVKDLTFSPDSKLLAFITSDNSLSIVSILSGRYLIQKNDFQANLMFSKLKFINDNEIIISSTIEKQNGINLLRVKMNQDNELNIIKSTLITKKFKGITSMDINTKTNLGVISTNDTSILLIDLNTLKLKKHIPNVHSFAITKVSISPDSTLVASVSAANTINVIKLPSNFIKSSSLSGRSSDSSIIYKTLKFFFNSVVFALLAMGIKYSMDNNLHHKYYNFTVTKLNEYQVIDRYNDLHLAGRFNDLQLNEKFKSILNNFRNTDKKENSNINYSNINDKEIELGSVVENTIIDGDVVSVQTTTNANLLASSSVSYLKTIEPSASPSQESENVWSSTLSAPSASYTLSSEVSAYSSALLSSATHELSDGNLNTGIPDMQLSTSPSIVSSIESSIKVESVPDTTTDGFISTNPDKLISKDLNQQIVSPLSLSDIPESSLLEPNNAISEQSQPSEEIRLETVTEREIHSTLQEQPVLTSNLKTSVSSLIESVSAYISRFEHTIDTDETSLLESVPTTIVSPLSSAGTEYISSSADFTDISYVSNSISTLTVTTSESFSEVIIPSNTKVSSEANKKFDDTSVKETVTMSSALETKKEVEFNSVVESESPETSKPIPASSDTQSFSPVVNDLSYLLTARDNKHLKITGSETATLKRRFSLALPESETESHIILNEITQSTILSVDEAVTSAQDSETPAAIDKMPIDGVEKVSLTSSSLLELKSPINSILDVTSTYSSEHIQNIETLSTLSTLSTLSSAPASAPASAPASVPASVPVTELPSTEAQPTQENISTIMRKDSHQHYSGNPAPENV; this comes from the coding sequence ATGgcaattgaaaattcaaCATATAAATTAGATTATCCCTTATTCGGTGCCAAATTCTTAAATGATGGCTTGTTGCTAGTTACAGGTGGTGGTGGTCAAGGTAAGAATGGTGTTCCAAATAAGCTAACAGCTGTAAGAATCGACtttaagagaaaaaaaattattaaaagatttagagAAATTACCCTAAACGAAGAGGATGATTCTCCAACCACGTTAGATATTTCTCAGGATCTAATCTTAATGGGTTGTAATGAAAATAGCCAAAAAGTTATCAATAGCTTAGaaaatcatcatttaaGAAAGTTCATATATGAAAATGAGCATTTACAGTATATTGCGGCTattgattttgataaatcaaCCAATCCAGAAGATTACACAAAATTAATTGCTATTTCCAATGATACACAATTTGCTGCACTTGCCTCTTCAAAAGTACCAAGTATTATTAGGATTATTGATCCTAGAGATTTATCAGAAAAATATACAGTTGAAACTAATAAGGAAGTCAAAGATTTGACTTTCTCACCAGATTCCAAATTATTAGCCTTCATTACTTctgataattctttatcaatTGTTTCGATATTGTCAGGTAGATATTTGATTCAAAAGAATGATTTCCAAGCGAATTTGATGTTTtctaaattgaaatttattaatgataatgaaatcattatttcttcaactattgaaaaacaaaatggtattaatcttttaagagtaaaaatgaatcaagataatgaattaaacaTAATTAAATCTACTTTGATTACTAAGAAGTTTAAAGGTATTACTTCCATGGATATCAATACAAAAACAAACCTTGGTGTTATATCAACTAATGATACTTCAATCTTGTTGATTGATTTGAATActttgaaattgaagaagcaCATCCCTAATGTTCATAGTTTTGCAATTACAAAAGTATCGATTTCACCAGATTCAACCTTAGTAGCAAGTGTATCAGCTGCAAATACAATCAATGTAATTAAACTGccttcaaattttattaaatcatcTTCTTTATCCGGACGCTCTTCTGATTCTTCAATTATCtataaaactttaaaattctttttcaattcgGTTGTCTTTGCCCTACTTGCTATGGGTATTAAATATTCGATGGATAATAACTTACatcataaatattataattttacaGTGACTAAATTAAACGAGTATCAGGTTATTGATAGATATAATGATTTACATTTAGCTGGAagatttaatgatttacagttaaatgaaaaatttaagagtattttaaataattttagaaatactgataaaaaggaaaatagCAATATTAATTACAGCAATATCaatgataaagaaattgaacTTGGATCTGTCGTAGaaaatactattattgaTGGAGATGTTGTTTCCGTACAGACTACAACTAACGCAAATTTGCTTGCTAGTTCATCTGTCAGTTATTTGAAGACAATTGAACCTTCTGCATCACCATCTCAGGAATCCGAGAATGTTTGGAGCTCAACACTTTCGGCACCATCCGCATCTTATACATTATCATCAGAAGTTTCAGCTTATTCCTCAGCTTTATTGTCATCTGCTACACATGAATTAAGTGACGGCAATTTGAATACAGGGATACCAGATATGCAATTATCAACCTCCCCTTCTATAGTTTCGTCTATTGAATCTTCAATTAAAGTTGAATCTGTACCTGATACCACTACAGATGGATTTATTTCTACAAATCCAGACAAATTAATCTCCAAGGATCTTAATCAACAAATTGTATCACCACTATCGTTATCTGATATTCCGGAATCGTCCCTATTGGAACCTAACAACGCTATCTCTGAACAATCTCAACCTTCAGAAGAAATTCGTCTTGAAACAGTAACTGAAAGAGAAATTCATTCTACTCTACAGGAGCAACCTGTTCTTACATCAAATCTCAAAACTTCAGTATCTTCACTAATTGAATCTGTATCTGCATATATATCTAGATTTGAACATACTATTGATACTGACGAAACTTCTTTATTGGAATCTGTCCCTACAACCATTGTTTCACCCTTATCTAGCGCTGGCACTGAATATATCTCCTCTTCTGCAGATTTTACAGATATTTCTTATGTCAGCAACTCGATTTCTACACTTACAGTAACTACTTCGGAATCTTTTTCAGAAGTAATAATTCCATCTAATACTAAGGTCTCTTCTGAAGCTAATAAGAAATTCGATGACACTAGTGTAAAAGAAACAGTCACCATGAGTTCTGCATTAGagacaaaaaaagaagtaGAATTTAATTCAGTTGTTGAGAGTGAATCACCAGAAACCAGCAAACCTATTCCCGCTAGTTCTGATACACAATCTTTTTCTCCTGTTGTAAACGATTTGAGTTATCTATTAACTGCTCGAGACAATAAACACTTAAAAATCACTGGTTCCGAAACAGCAACCTTAAAAAGAAGATTCTCTTTAGCATTACCAGAATCTGAAACTGAATCTCAcataattttaaatgaaattactCAATCTACTATTTTATCAGTAGATGAAGCGGTGACTTCAGCCCAAGATTCTGAAACACCCGCTGCAATCGATAAGATGCCCATCGATGGCGTGGAAAAAGTTAGTTTAACTTCTTCATCCTTATTAGAGTTAAAGTCACCTATTAATTCAATCCTAGATGTTACATCTACCTATTCATCTGAacatattcaaaatattgaaacatTATCAACATTATCTACTCTATCTACTCTATCTTCTGCTCCAGCTTCTGCTCCAGCTTCTGCTCCAGCTTCTGTTCCAGCTTCTGTTCCAGTTACAGAATTACCCTCTACTGAAGCACAACCTActcaagaaaatatttcaacaaTTATGCGTAAGGACAGTCATCAACACTATAGCGGCAACCCTGCCCCTGAAAACGTTTGA
- the IMG2 gene encoding mitochondrial 54S ribosomal protein mL49 (similar to Saccharomyces cerevisiae IMG2 (YCR071C); ancestral locus Anc_6.339) — protein MNIFRNTIIHQSTTLSTLALKRCIPNAIVSVRNLRSITTTTSNSRIPSFPDMTNVQLDTIVGFSKFGKGSYFIERSSSGNLPVYSDIKGGGNKIVTQISKIKGDIIQLRNDLQNALPFIEKNRWTVLMQSKKIIVKGDYVREIKDVLTKRF, from the coding sequence ATGAACATATTTAGAAATACAATCATACACCAAAGTACAACATTATCTACTTTAGCGTTGAAAAGATGTATACCGAATGCAATTGTATCAGTGAGGAATCTGCGTAGtataacaacaacaacatcaAATAGTCGTATTCCTTCGTTCCCAGATATGACTAATGTTCAGTTGGATACTATTGTAggtttttctaaatttggGAAAGGTAGctattttattgaaagatCAAGCAGCGGGAATTTACCAGTCTATTCTGATATTAAAGGTGGTGGTAATAAGATAGTTACACAAATATCCAAGATAAAGGGAGATATTATACAACTAAGAaatgatttacaaaatgCTTTGCcatttattgaaaagaatAGATGGACCGTATTGATGCAATCTAAGAAGATCATAGTAAAAGGTGATTATGTCCGTGAAATTAAAGATGTTTTAACAAAACGTTTTTAG
- the ALG12 gene encoding dolichyl-P-Man:Man(7)GlcNAc(2)-PP-dolichol alpha-1,6-mannosyltransferase (similar to Saccharomyces cerevisiae ALG12 (YNR030W); ancestral locus Anc_6.338), which produces MQVGYFDSILIAVIIFHQVQAPFTKVEESFSIQAIHDILKYGISDISQYDHLQFPGVVPRSFFGPLVIAFLTKPFVLISDWYRNYSINPYTSLDTQMLARSMIGMLNGLSILYLKNCVQGMFDRVAELREEQEKKNREETRSVVSRPPDTDMTTVGSWFVVFCTVSFHLMFYFSRPLPNFVVTFSLTNVCIAWTLMGDYHWAILLGGFTAAVCRLEVVGLIAGIALASVFLKQISLVRAVQYGVFGGCLGLSISFAIDSHFWGQRCIPELDAFIFNVIEGKSIQWGSEPFLSYFTRYLRMIFLPPTVLLLNYLGFKIGPTNLHIVGFASYFHILFMSFQPHKEWRFIVYSLPGIILLGSTGTAYLWENVNAQGTFRTLLTLLLPLSALFSFLISIVFSIISQMNYPGGDALAKLNQYFIDNNIRNTTVHLSVPACMTGVSLFGQLDYDGFGIIYDKTEKPEQLIELWPSFEYLIMSEPSSDLFPAELNDTGNWEIINTTTTFSYVDSSFLMKILFTENKNIFRTIKDVVDSEVSWHDIIHKTFVSSEILYTYKKAATA; this is translated from the coding sequence ATGCAGGTAGGCTATTTCGATTCAATTCTCATAGCtgttattatatttcatcAAGTTCAGGCCCCCTTTACAAAAGTGGAGGAAAGTTTTTCCATTCAAGCAATCCAcgatattttgaaatatggTATTAGTGATATTTCACAATATGACCATTTGCAATTCCCTGGTGTGGTTCCAAGATCATTTTTTGGTCCTCTAGTGATAGCATTTTTAACCAAACCCTTTGTTTTAATTAGTGATTGGTATAGAAATTATTCTATTAATCCATATACCAGCCTTGATACACAAATGCTAGCAAGAAGTATGATTGGTATGCTAAATGGTTTGtctatattatatttaaaaaattgtgTTCAAGGTATGTTTGATAGAGTTGCAGAGCTTAGGGAAGagcaagaaaaaaaaaatagagaaGAAACAAGATCTGTGGTATCAAGGCCTCCTGATACAGATATGACTACTGTTGGATCATGGTTTGTTGTCTTCTGTACCGTCAGTTTCCAtttaatgttttatttttcaagacCGTTACCTAATTTTGTCGTTACTTTCTCCTTGACAAATGTTTGCATCGCTTGGACTTTAATGGGTGATTATCATTGGGCTATCTTATTAGGCGGCTTCACTGCCGCTGTTTGCAGATTAGAAGTTGTAGGTTTAATAGCAGGTATTGCACTAGCATCAGTTTTTCTAAAGCAAATTTCGTTGGTAAGAGCTGTTCAATATGGTGTATTTGGGGGCTGCCTAGGATTAAGCATCTCTTTTGCCATCGATTCTCATTTCTGGGGTCAAAGATGTATTCCAGAACTTGAcgcatttatttttaatgttaTCGAAGGTAAATCTATCCAATGGGGTTCAGAACCATTTTTATCTTACTTCACTCGTTATTTAagaatgatatttttaccACCAactgttttattattaaactaCTTGGGATTTAAAATTGGTCCAACAAACCTACATATCGTCGGTTTTGCATCTTATTTccatattttattcatGTCATTTCAGCCACATAAAGAATGGAGATTCATTGTTTATTCTTTACCTGGTATCATCTTATTGGGTTCAACAGGTACTGCCTATCTTTGGGAAAACGTTAATGCCCAAGGTACTTTTAGAACTCTATTAACTTTACTATTGCCCTTATCTGCATTGTTTTCCTTTTTAATCTCTATTGtgttttcaattatttctCAAATGAATTATCCTGGAGGGGATGCTTTAGccaaattaaatcaatattttattgataataatattagaaatactACTGTTCACCTTTCTGTTCCTGCTTGTATGACTGGGGTTAGTTTATTTGGACAATTGGACTATGATGGGTTTGGTATCATCTATGATAAAACCGAAAAACCAGAAcaattaatagaattatgGCCATcctttgaatatttaattatgtCTGAACCAAGTTCAGATCTTTTCCCTGCAGAATTGAATGATACGGGTAACTGGGAAATCATCAACACTACAACTACTTTCAGTTATGTGGATTCTTCTTTCTTAATGAAGATTTTGTTCactgaaaataaaaatattttccgTACTATCAAAGATGTCGTTGATAGTGAAGTAAGTTGGCACGATATTATTCACAAGACCTTCGTCTCTTCAGAGATCTTATATACTTATAAGAAAGCTGCTACAGCttag
- the TBLA0F04070 gene encoding forkhead box transcription factor (similar to Saccharomyces cerevisiae HCM1 (YCR065W); ancestral locus Anc_6.331) yields the protein MDNYNTDSLSQDIEPLYTMLENYNKRSFSVMSESNHEYTQIQIPPHILTPPSSTVRKSFTSLQQLKLNNITNSNSQSNKLNNTGKSHSGKIKKHLSPDLSSPIAPTRAKKQKSVGGSRSNGTLTIDEFIQSLETRKRQNETNEKPPYSYAMLIWLAIITSELNKLTLSQIYTWISTFFPYYNTKDAGWQNSIRHNLSLNDAFIKIEKSSDGKGHFWEITTGSESKFFKGETVSIEYVKSKLKNIEQLLVPLPENMTVSGKENNLQTKELALRSTIGSPASIKSKKAQLSDPFDDTKGLNAPYIFESMNSNNSLNNSNDNMIKPSIINFHQNNSIPNLHATPSQRENTIIHISNTSNTVSNCNSSATDTNELNHNHSNIKNNNNTFIDNINSTETNSNSNISSNSSFNNIPTFSVSKSFDSNYKMDNNSNYTNTSNSKLKSDDKLSPISLPSVNSLKKTNIKLTPQKFSQDGIDPNSILTNTNSNNLSLSFHFSPNSGSINATRGGIPNNLSLSQTTNTFTSSIISNSSSISNLKKYSSSFNSSFDVVSPARITEHPTNDTTLYNHEFDKDHNNLCVELNTASKNLQASSIGDTVPKTPRLKQSNILEKTPNKLLSTPQANPFSLRKWQTPSHIFDDLFSSPFFKDAGTPLRIIPTFGNHLSANEECNSSVSSRISTMLPNIASSTTASSIPNTSNNNNTSASQRLGHRPKISSSGLFGVDVYSVWQRATENASQN from the coding sequence ATGGATAATTACAATACAGACTCTTTAAGTCAGGATATAGAACCTCTCTATACGATGctagaaaattataataaaagatcATTTTCTGTCATGTCAGAATCAAATCATGAATATactcaaattcaaattccaCCTCATATTCTAACCCCGCCAAGTTCTACAGTACGAAAATCATTTACCTCTTTAcaacaattgaaattaaataatattacaaacAGTAATTCacaatcaaataaattgaacAATACAGGTAAATCACACTCTGGTAAGATTAAAAAACACTTATCACCAGACTTATCCTCTCCAATTGCTCCAACAAGAGctaaaaaacaaaaatcaGTAGGGGGCTCCCGTTCTAATGGTACATTGACCATCGATGAATTCATTCAATCTCTTGAAACGAGAAAAAGACAAAATGAAACGAATGAAAAGCCACCTTATTCTTACGCAATGCTAATTTGGTTGGCTATTATAACTTCCGagttaaataaattaacttTATCTCAAATTTATACCTGGATTTCCACTTTTTTCCCATATTATAATACTAAGGATGCAGGCTGGCAGAATTCAATTAGgcataatttatcattaaatgacgcttttattaaaatcgAAAAATCATCAGATGGTAAAGGTCATTTTTGGGAAATTACTACAGGCTCTgaatctaaattttttaaagggGAAACTGTAAGTATTGAATAtgtaaaatcaaaattgaaaaatatagaacAATTACTAGTTCCACTTCCAGAAAATATGACAGTGTCAggtaaagaaaataatttacaaacCAAAGAATTAGCATTAAGAAGCACCATAGGGTCTCCTGCctcaattaaatcaaaaaaagcTCAATTATCAGATCCTTTCGATGATACTAAAGGATTAAATGCAccttatatttttgaatcaatgaatagtaataactccctaaataattctaatgataatatgATTAAGccatcaattattaattttcatcaaaataattcaattccAAATTTACATGCTACCCCTTCTCAAAGAGAAAATACAATAATACATATAAGTAATACTTCCAATACAGTTTCTAATTGCAATTCTTCTGCAACTGATACTAATGAACTTAATCATAATCATTCcaacattaaaaataacaacaatactttcattgataatattaattctacAGAGACAAATTCCAACTCAAACATTAGCTCAAATAGCTCTTTCAATAACATTCCTACATTCTCAGTTTCAAAATCGTTCGattcaaattataaaatgGATAATAACAGCAATTATACTAACACTAGCAATAGTAAACTTAAAAgtgatgataaattatctcCAATCTCGCTACCCTCtgtaaattctttaaaaaaaactaacaTTAAATTAACACCACAGAAATTCTCCCAAGATGGAATTGATCCAAATTCCATCTTAACCAAcacaaattcaaataatttatctttgtcttttcatttttctcCTAACAGTGGCTCTATTAATGCAACACGAGGCGGGATTCCTAATAATTTAAGTTTAAGTCAAACTACTAATACTTTTActtcatcaataatatctaacagttcttcaatttcgaacttaaaaaaatactccTCGTCTTTTAATTCAAGCTTTGATGTTGTGTCACCTGCAAGAATCACAGAGCACCCAACTAATGATACAACTTTATATAATCACGAATTCGATAAAGATCATAATAACCTCTGTGTTGAATTGAATACGGcttctaaaaatttacaagCATCTTCAATAGGTGACACAGTGCCAAAGACTCCAAGATTAAAACAGTCcaatattttagaaaaaactCCAAACAAGCTGCTATCAACCCCACAAGCAAACCCATTTTCCTTAAGAAAATGGCAAACTCCTTCTCACATTTTTGAcgatttattttcatctccattttttaaagacGCCGGCACTCCGCTAAGAATTATTCCAACTTTTGGAAATCACCTTTCAGCAAATGAAGAGTGTAACTCTTCAGTATCTTCACGAATTTCAACTATGCTACCCAACATAGCATCTAGCACAACTGCTTCATCTATACCTAAcacaagtaataataacaatacatCAGCAAGCCAAAGGCTGGGTCATAGGCCCAAAATATCATCTAGTGGATTGTTTGGAGTTGATGTGTATTCCGTGTGGCAAAGAGCTACAGAAAACGCATCacaaaattaa
- the TBLA0F04090 gene encoding peptidylprolyl isomerase family protein CPR8 (similar to Saccharomyces cerevisiae CPR4 (YCR069W) and CPR8 (YNR028W); ancestral locus Anc_6.336) gives MLAYNLVSWILIFCDLVLSAPTTLDSTAKGSSAQLTTDETRVDFNKIYEPSPPVTSHCFLTIRYFDELLQEYRLHTITIALYGSITPKTFGNFDKLAKGIVVPVGDSIPPKRVKVKYEGNSINKIIPGKSMLTGDVLYGIAKFSTLGPAWEEENFVLRHDRPGRVVMANEGTLGTLNSKFYIETSPEAQPEFDEKTVVFGQVINGLQELINISKNTKLDSESKPVNPMNIEHIIMAPLILGNIKDKQVTYLDRVGRYRKGELELGERLADLDTNVLSKEFIPLTDEQSALRAKQRGQAQSTSQLKELLVVISVIIFIVLTLNKYKREIFGKKVVSMRKY, from the coding sequence ATGTTGGCTTACAATTTAGTGTCATGGATACTTATCTTCTGTGATTTAGTATTATCTGCTCCAACAACCTTAGATTCAACGGCCAAAGGTTCATCTGCACAATTAACTACTGATGAAACTCGCGTTGActtcaataaaatatatgaacCTTCACCACCTGTAACGTCTCATTGTTTTTTAACCATTCGATATTTTGATGAGCTATTACAGGAATATAGATTGCATACTATTACTATCGCTTTGTATGGTTCTATTACACCAAAAACTTTTGGTAATTTCGATAAACTAGCTAAAGGTATTGTTGTCCCAGTTGGTGATTCTATACCACCAAAACGTGTGAAAGTTAAATATGAAGGTAACAgcataaataaaattataccAGGTAAATCTATGCTTACGGGTGATGTCCTCTACGGTATTGCAAAATTTTCCACGTTAGGTCCTGCTTGGGAAGAGgaaaattttgttttaagaCATGATAGGCCAGGTAGAGTTGTTATGGCTAATGAAGGTACTCTAGGAACTTTAAATTCTAAGTTTTATATAGAAACAAGCCCTGAGGCACAACCAGAGTTTGATGAAAAGACTGTTGTATTTGGGCAAGTTATTAATGGTTTACAAGAGCTAATTAacatttcaaaaaatactaaattAGATTCTGAATCCAAGCCTGTCAACCCAATGAATATTGAACATATTATTATGGCTCCTTTGATATTAggtaatattaaagataagCAAGTTACTTACTTAGATAGAGTAGGTAGATACAGAAAAGGGGAATTAGAATTGGGTGAAAGATTAGCTGATTTGGATACTAATgttttatcaaaagaattCATCCCATTAACAGATGAACAATCGGCTTTAAGAGCTAAACAAAGAGGTCAGGCACAATCGACTTCCCAATTGAAGGAACTATTGGTAGTTATCTCTgtcattatatttattgtgTTAACTTTAAACAAATACAAACGAGAAATATTTGGTAAAAAGGTTGTTTCTATGAGGAAGTATTGA